A portion of the Bombus pascuorum chromosome 8, iyBomPasc1.1, whole genome shotgun sequence genome contains these proteins:
- the LOC132909529 gene encoding apoptotic chromatin condensation inducer in the nucleus isoform X1, whose translation MRRKSERNKTKAGSPEKEVERVTRKSTRKCTKQASSTSLEQENVEETTKSSSNRIMEKKSAHIQRKEQLEEQNEKDLSIEADVKIKLKEDEEDNNSGSIWKVSRSDASSGEIQRLKLSRQHSTTEGLSDTSLNRKKSNKWQESGEGVAEEVDSADKQLVSSIRVPSSIEQPNDPSSSYPGQDSNEEVSDSKEILPETTSANLSDDKPNIDQQGESNEANYSNENTDSKPIKSTSTTILAPSSNGNHSSEETNIMPKEEKSVEDTSEKIVEAFNKETSVENTQRDLSSDEEEDKKEKVRELNSSSESNDEIHTNSNRTGGRIQGASRRKHRTKYRDSSNSDTPDSEDEPSIKRDLEIDVCMQEEKISTEDSHEQKDNTESPKARNNFLLNNMEMEIDHCEANKQKLDNLVDKSEYTASATTQLVTYKPVKVNLKRSFSSRMLTEKNDVKKENTDANANNEASAPNKENHDSTEPDSKSIPRKRRWGTALSTDTAPSFSISTDSLKALVPGARPLSINEVRLSKDDDEDRDRYRVSEKWHDSNEGINDNKSGDENIMQKNGATKKGDPKIDNHIAARRKISIVKEVPHVKSPSPPATKPTNILLIKNLVRPFTLNQIKELLSRTGTIVENGFWMDRIKSKCFVEYANEDQAFETRQALHGISWPVSNPKRLHVEYATKDDMELARELSKDQSIPRKTEPLVPSDSWQQDWNREERTNTKVMVVREWDLGKEDGQQHIKEKEREKKEHDKKRRQRSRSPAVEAHLPAPARKFKKKEDEPPPAKLLDDLFRKTKATPCIYWLPLTNEQIVVKEEMRRQHMAEHARRLEEMRRAERNNRDGRRRRSPRK comes from the exons ATGAGACGCAAAAGTGAgagaaacaaaacaaaagcAGGGTCTCCAGAGAAAGAGGTTGAACGAGTAACACGAAAATCAACTCGAAAATGTACAAAACAAGCATCTTCAACATCCTTAGAGCAAGAGAATGTTGAGGAAACAACAAAAAGTTCGAGCAATAGAATCATGGAAAAGAAGTCAGCACACATACAGAGAAAGGAACAATTAgaagaacaaaatgaaaaagatttgtCTATTGAAGCAGATGTTAAGATCAAATtgaaagaagatgaagaagacaACAATTCTGGATCAATCTGGAAAGTGTCAAGATCCGATGCATCATCTGGCGAGATACAGAGATTAAAATTATCTAGACAGCATAGCACAACAGAAGGATTATCTGATACTTCtttaaataggaaaaaatcGAACAAGTGGCAGGAAAGTGGTGAGGGAGTTGCAGAGGAGGTTGACTCGGCAGACAAGCAACTGGTTTCTTCTATAAGAGTACCCAGTAGCATTGAACAGCCGAATGATCCCTCCTCTTCATACCCAGGTCAGGACTCCAACGAAGAGGTAAGTGATAGCAAGGAGATCCTGCCTGAAACCACTTCAGCCAACTTGTCTGACGATAAACCAAACATAGATCAGCAAGGTGAATCAAATGAGGCAAATTACTCCAACGAAAACACTGATAGTAAACCCATTAAGTCGACTAGTACAACTATATTGGCTCCTAGTTCAAATGGTAATCATTCATCCGAGGAGACAAACATTATGCCCAAGGAAGAAAAATCTGTGGAAGATACTAGTGAAAAGATAGTGGAAGcatttaataaagaaactaGTGTTGAAAACACTCAAAGAGATTTAAGCAGTGACgaggaagaagataaaaaggaaaaagttcgTGAGCTAAATTCATCATCCGAATCAAATGATGAAATTCATACTAATAGTAATAGAACTGGTGGCAGGATACAAGGTGCCAGTCGTAGAAAACATCGAACTAAATATCGAGATTCATCTAATTCTGATACACCAGATTCTGAGGATGAACCTTCTATTAAAAGAGATCTTGAGATTGATGTATGTATgcaagaagagaaaataagTACAGAGGATTCCCACGAACAGAAAGATAATACTGAGTCACCAAAAGcaaggaataattttttattaaataacatgGAAATGGAAATAGATCATTGTGAAGCAAATAAACAAAAGTTAGACAATCTAGTTGATAAATCGGAATATACTGCATCAGCAACAACTCAGTTGGTGACTTACAAACCCgtgaaagtaaatttaaaaagatcatT ttcTTCGAGAATGCTAACAGAAAAGAATgatgttaaaaaagaaaatactgaTGCAAATGCAAATAATGAAGCAAGTGCTCCAAATAAG GAAAATCACGACAGCACCGAACCAGATTCCAAATCTATTCCGAGAAAGCGTCGATGGGGTACTGCATTATCTACTGACACCGCACCTTCGTTTTCAATTTCTACGGATTCACttaaa GCGTTGGTGCCAGGAGCAAGACCATTGTCGATAAATGAGGTTCGTCTTTCAAAAGATGACGATGAAGACAGGGATCGTTATCGAGTTAGCGAAAAGTGGCACGATTCTAATGAAGgaataaacgataataaatcCGGTGACGAAAACATCATGCAAAAGAATGGTGCAACAAAAAAGGGAGACCCAAAGATAGATAATCATATAG CAGCAAGGCGTAAGATATCGATTGTTAAAGAAGTGCCACATGTAAAATCTCCAAGTCCACCTGCTACGAAGCCCACAAATATCCTTCTGATCAAAAACTTGGTTCGTCCGTTCACTTTGAATCAAATTAAAGAACTTCTGTCGCGTACTGGCACAATTGTCGAAAATGGATTTTGGATGGATCGAATTAAATCCAAGTGTTTTGTAGAG TATGCTAATGAAGACCAGGCATTTGAGACGAGGCAAGCGTTACATGGTATATCCTGGCCAGTTTCAAACCCAAAGAGGCTTCATGTTGAATATGCAACCAAAGATGACATGGAATTAGCACGCGAATTGTCAAAGGATCAGTCCATCCCAAGAAAAACTGAACCTCTTGTACCGTCCGATTCGTGGCAGCAGGATTGGAATcgcgaagaaagaacgaataCAAAg GTGATGGTAGTTCGAGAATGGGATCTTGGTAAAGAAGATGGACAACagcatataaaagaaaaagaacgtgaaaagaaagaacatgATAAAAAAAGGCGACAGAGGAGTCGGAGTCCAGCAGTGGAAGCACACCTTCCAGCTCCAGctcgtaaatttaaaaagaaagaggatgAGCCACCACCAGCTAAGCTTTTAGATGATCTCTTtagaaaaacaaaagcaacGCCATGCATATATTGGTTACCACTCACAAATGAACAG atagtcgtaaaagaagaaatgagaAGGCAACACATGGCAGAACATGCACGCAGATTAGAAGAGATGAGACGCGCTGAAAGAAACAACAGGGACGGTCGTCGCCGTCGCAGCCCAAGAAAATAG
- the LOC132909529 gene encoding apoptotic chromatin condensation inducer in the nucleus isoform X2 has product MRRKSERNKTKAGSPEKEVERVTRKSTRKCTKQASSTSLEQENVEETTKSSSNRIMEKKSAHIQRKEQLEEQNEKDLSIEADVKIKLKEDEEDNNSGSIWKVSRSDASSGEIQRLKLSRQHSTTEGLSDTSLNRKKSNKWQESGEGVAEEVDSADKQLVSSIRVPSSIEQPNDPSSSYPGQDSNEEVSDSKEILPETTSANLSDDKPNIDQQGESNEANYSNENTDSKPIKSTSTTILAPSSNGNHSSEETNIMPKEEKSVEDTSEKIVEAFNKETSVENTQRDLSSDEEEDKKEKVRELNSSSESNDEIHTNSNRTGGRIQGASRRKHRTKYRDSSNSDTPDSEDEPSIKRDLEIDVCMQEEKISTEDSHEQKDNTESPKARNNFLLNNMEMEIDHCEANKQKLDNLVDKSEYTASATTQLVTYKPVKVNLKRSFSSRMLTEKNDVKKENTDANANNEASAPNKENHDSTEPDSKSIPRKRRWGTALSTDTAPSFSISTDSLKALVPGARPLSINEVRLSKDDDEDRDRYRVSEKWHDSNEGINDNKSGDENIMQKNGATKKGDPKIDNHIARRKISIVKEVPHVKSPSPPATKPTNILLIKNLVRPFTLNQIKELLSRTGTIVENGFWMDRIKSKCFVEYANEDQAFETRQALHGISWPVSNPKRLHVEYATKDDMELARELSKDQSIPRKTEPLVPSDSWQQDWNREERTNTKVMVVREWDLGKEDGQQHIKEKEREKKEHDKKRRQRSRSPAVEAHLPAPARKFKKKEDEPPPAKLLDDLFRKTKATPCIYWLPLTNEQIVVKEEMRRQHMAEHARRLEEMRRAERNNRDGRRRRSPRK; this is encoded by the exons ATGAGACGCAAAAGTGAgagaaacaaaacaaaagcAGGGTCTCCAGAGAAAGAGGTTGAACGAGTAACACGAAAATCAACTCGAAAATGTACAAAACAAGCATCTTCAACATCCTTAGAGCAAGAGAATGTTGAGGAAACAACAAAAAGTTCGAGCAATAGAATCATGGAAAAGAAGTCAGCACACATACAGAGAAAGGAACAATTAgaagaacaaaatgaaaaagatttgtCTATTGAAGCAGATGTTAAGATCAAATtgaaagaagatgaagaagacaACAATTCTGGATCAATCTGGAAAGTGTCAAGATCCGATGCATCATCTGGCGAGATACAGAGATTAAAATTATCTAGACAGCATAGCACAACAGAAGGATTATCTGATACTTCtttaaataggaaaaaatcGAACAAGTGGCAGGAAAGTGGTGAGGGAGTTGCAGAGGAGGTTGACTCGGCAGACAAGCAACTGGTTTCTTCTATAAGAGTACCCAGTAGCATTGAACAGCCGAATGATCCCTCCTCTTCATACCCAGGTCAGGACTCCAACGAAGAGGTAAGTGATAGCAAGGAGATCCTGCCTGAAACCACTTCAGCCAACTTGTCTGACGATAAACCAAACATAGATCAGCAAGGTGAATCAAATGAGGCAAATTACTCCAACGAAAACACTGATAGTAAACCCATTAAGTCGACTAGTACAACTATATTGGCTCCTAGTTCAAATGGTAATCATTCATCCGAGGAGACAAACATTATGCCCAAGGAAGAAAAATCTGTGGAAGATACTAGTGAAAAGATAGTGGAAGcatttaataaagaaactaGTGTTGAAAACACTCAAAGAGATTTAAGCAGTGACgaggaagaagataaaaaggaaaaagttcgTGAGCTAAATTCATCATCCGAATCAAATGATGAAATTCATACTAATAGTAATAGAACTGGTGGCAGGATACAAGGTGCCAGTCGTAGAAAACATCGAACTAAATATCGAGATTCATCTAATTCTGATACACCAGATTCTGAGGATGAACCTTCTATTAAAAGAGATCTTGAGATTGATGTATGTATgcaagaagagaaaataagTACAGAGGATTCCCACGAACAGAAAGATAATACTGAGTCACCAAAAGcaaggaataattttttattaaataacatgGAAATGGAAATAGATCATTGTGAAGCAAATAAACAAAAGTTAGACAATCTAGTTGATAAATCGGAATATACTGCATCAGCAACAACTCAGTTGGTGACTTACAAACCCgtgaaagtaaatttaaaaagatcatT ttcTTCGAGAATGCTAACAGAAAAGAATgatgttaaaaaagaaaatactgaTGCAAATGCAAATAATGAAGCAAGTGCTCCAAATAAG GAAAATCACGACAGCACCGAACCAGATTCCAAATCTATTCCGAGAAAGCGTCGATGGGGTACTGCATTATCTACTGACACCGCACCTTCGTTTTCAATTTCTACGGATTCACttaaa GCGTTGGTGCCAGGAGCAAGACCATTGTCGATAAATGAGGTTCGTCTTTCAAAAGATGACGATGAAGACAGGGATCGTTATCGAGTTAGCGAAAAGTGGCACGATTCTAATGAAGgaataaacgataataaatcCGGTGACGAAAACATCATGCAAAAGAATGGTGCAACAAAAAAGGGAGACCCAAAGATAGATAATCATATAG CAAGGCGTAAGATATCGATTGTTAAAGAAGTGCCACATGTAAAATCTCCAAGTCCACCTGCTACGAAGCCCACAAATATCCTTCTGATCAAAAACTTGGTTCGTCCGTTCACTTTGAATCAAATTAAAGAACTTCTGTCGCGTACTGGCACAATTGTCGAAAATGGATTTTGGATGGATCGAATTAAATCCAAGTGTTTTGTAGAG TATGCTAATGAAGACCAGGCATTTGAGACGAGGCAAGCGTTACATGGTATATCCTGGCCAGTTTCAAACCCAAAGAGGCTTCATGTTGAATATGCAACCAAAGATGACATGGAATTAGCACGCGAATTGTCAAAGGATCAGTCCATCCCAAGAAAAACTGAACCTCTTGTACCGTCCGATTCGTGGCAGCAGGATTGGAATcgcgaagaaagaacgaataCAAAg GTGATGGTAGTTCGAGAATGGGATCTTGGTAAAGAAGATGGACAACagcatataaaagaaaaagaacgtgaaaagaaagaacatgATAAAAAAAGGCGACAGAGGAGTCGGAGTCCAGCAGTGGAAGCACACCTTCCAGCTCCAGctcgtaaatttaaaaagaaagaggatgAGCCACCACCAGCTAAGCTTTTAGATGATCTCTTtagaaaaacaaaagcaacGCCATGCATATATTGGTTACCACTCACAAATGAACAG atagtcgtaaaagaagaaatgagaAGGCAACACATGGCAGAACATGCACGCAGATTAGAAGAGATGAGACGCGCTGAAAGAAACAACAGGGACGGTCGTCGCCGTCGCAGCCCAAGAAAATAG
- the LOC132909529 gene encoding apoptotic chromatin condensation inducer in the nucleus isoform X3: protein MPKEEKSVEDTSEKIVEAFNKETSVENTQRDLSSDEEEDKKEKVRELNSSSESNDEIHTNSNRTGGRIQGASRRKHRTKYRDSSNSDTPDSEDEPSIKRDLEIDVCMQEEKISTEDSHEQKDNTESPKARNNFLLNNMEMEIDHCEANKQKLDNLVDKSEYTASATTQLVTYKPVKVNLKRSFSSRMLTEKNDVKKENTDANANNEASAPNKENHDSTEPDSKSIPRKRRWGTALSTDTAPSFSISTDSLKALVPGARPLSINEVRLSKDDDEDRDRYRVSEKWHDSNEGINDNKSGDENIMQKNGATKKGDPKIDNHIAARRKISIVKEVPHVKSPSPPATKPTNILLIKNLVRPFTLNQIKELLSRTGTIVENGFWMDRIKSKCFVEYANEDQAFETRQALHGISWPVSNPKRLHVEYATKDDMELARELSKDQSIPRKTEPLVPSDSWQQDWNREERTNTKVMVVREWDLGKEDGQQHIKEKEREKKEHDKKRRQRSRSPAVEAHLPAPARKFKKKEDEPPPAKLLDDLFRKTKATPCIYWLPLTNEQIVVKEEMRRQHMAEHARRLEEMRRAERNNRDGRRRRSPRK, encoded by the exons ATGCCCAAGGAAGAAAAATCTGTGGAAGATACTAGTGAAAAGATAGTGGAAGcatttaataaagaaactaGTGTTGAAAACACTCAAAGAGATTTAAGCAGTGACgaggaagaagataaaaaggaaaaagttcgTGAGCTAAATTCATCATCCGAATCAAATGATGAAATTCATACTAATAGTAATAGAACTGGTGGCAGGATACAAGGTGCCAGTCGTAGAAAACATCGAACTAAATATCGAGATTCATCTAATTCTGATACACCAGATTCTGAGGATGAACCTTCTATTAAAAGAGATCTTGAGATTGATGTATGTATgcaagaagagaaaataagTACAGAGGATTCCCACGAACAGAAAGATAATACTGAGTCACCAAAAGcaaggaataattttttattaaataacatgGAAATGGAAATAGATCATTGTGAAGCAAATAAACAAAAGTTAGACAATCTAGTTGATAAATCGGAATATACTGCATCAGCAACAACTCAGTTGGTGACTTACAAACCCgtgaaagtaaatttaaaaagatcatT ttcTTCGAGAATGCTAACAGAAAAGAATgatgttaaaaaagaaaatactgaTGCAAATGCAAATAATGAAGCAAGTGCTCCAAATAAG GAAAATCACGACAGCACCGAACCAGATTCCAAATCTATTCCGAGAAAGCGTCGATGGGGTACTGCATTATCTACTGACACCGCACCTTCGTTTTCAATTTCTACGGATTCACttaaa GCGTTGGTGCCAGGAGCAAGACCATTGTCGATAAATGAGGTTCGTCTTTCAAAAGATGACGATGAAGACAGGGATCGTTATCGAGTTAGCGAAAAGTGGCACGATTCTAATGAAGgaataaacgataataaatcCGGTGACGAAAACATCATGCAAAAGAATGGTGCAACAAAAAAGGGAGACCCAAAGATAGATAATCATATAG CAGCAAGGCGTAAGATATCGATTGTTAAAGAAGTGCCACATGTAAAATCTCCAAGTCCACCTGCTACGAAGCCCACAAATATCCTTCTGATCAAAAACTTGGTTCGTCCGTTCACTTTGAATCAAATTAAAGAACTTCTGTCGCGTACTGGCACAATTGTCGAAAATGGATTTTGGATGGATCGAATTAAATCCAAGTGTTTTGTAGAG TATGCTAATGAAGACCAGGCATTTGAGACGAGGCAAGCGTTACATGGTATATCCTGGCCAGTTTCAAACCCAAAGAGGCTTCATGTTGAATATGCAACCAAAGATGACATGGAATTAGCACGCGAATTGTCAAAGGATCAGTCCATCCCAAGAAAAACTGAACCTCTTGTACCGTCCGATTCGTGGCAGCAGGATTGGAATcgcgaagaaagaacgaataCAAAg GTGATGGTAGTTCGAGAATGGGATCTTGGTAAAGAAGATGGACAACagcatataaaagaaaaagaacgtgaaaagaaagaacatgATAAAAAAAGGCGACAGAGGAGTCGGAGTCCAGCAGTGGAAGCACACCTTCCAGCTCCAGctcgtaaatttaaaaagaaagaggatgAGCCACCACCAGCTAAGCTTTTAGATGATCTCTTtagaaaaacaaaagcaacGCCATGCATATATTGGTTACCACTCACAAATGAACAG atagtcgtaaaagaagaaatgagaAGGCAACACATGGCAGAACATGCACGCAGATTAGAAGAGATGAGACGCGCTGAAAGAAACAACAGGGACGGTCGTCGCCGTCGCAGCCCAAGAAAATAG